From a single Ornithorhynchus anatinus isolate Pmale09 chromosome 15, mOrnAna1.pri.v4, whole genome shotgun sequence genomic region:
- the KCNJ2 gene encoding inward rectifier potassium channel 2: MGSVRTNRYSIVSSEEDGMKLATMAVANGFGNGKSKVHTRQQCRSRFVKKDGHCNVQFVNVGEKGQRYLADIFTTCVDIRWRWMLVIFCLAFVLSWLFFGCVFWLIALLHGDLDAPETYKACVSQVSSFTAAFLFSIETQTTIGYGFRCVTDECPIAVFMVVFQSIVGCIIDAFIIGAVMAKMAKPKKRNETLVFSHHAVVAMRDGKLCLMWRVGNLRKSHLVEAHVRAQLLKSRITSEGEYIPLDQIDINVGFDSGIDRIFLVSPITIVHEIDEESPLYDLSKQDMDNADFEIVVILEGMVEATAMTTQCRSSYLANEILWGHRYEPVLFEEKNYYKVDYSRFHKTYEVPNTPLCSARDLAEKKYILSNANSFCYENEVALKSKEEDDSDHGVPESTSTDSPPDIDHHNQAGVPLEPRPLRRESEI; this comes from the coding sequence ATGGGCAGCGTGCGGACCAATCGCTACAGCATCGTCTCTTCGGAGGAGGACGGCATGAAGCTGGCCACCATGGCGGTGGCCAATGGCTTCGGGAACGGAAAGAGCAAGGTCCACACCCGGCAGCAGTGCCGGAGTCGCTTCGTGAAGAAAGACGGTCACTGCAATGTCCAGTTCGTCAACGTGGGCGAGAAGGGGCAGCGCTACCTGGCCGACATATTCACCACGTGCGTGGACATCCGCTGGCGGTGGATGCTGGTCATCTTCTGCCTGGCTTTCGTCCTCTCGTGGCTGTTCTTCGGCTGCGTGTTTTGGTTGATCGCACTCCTCCACGGGGACCTGGATGCCCCGGAGACCTACAAAGCCTGCGTGTCTCAGGTCAGCAGCTTCACCGCCGCCTTCCTGTTCTCCATCGAGACGCAGACCACCATCGGCTACGGCTTCCGGTGCGTGACCGATGAGTGCCCCATCGCCGTCTTCATGGTGGTGTTCCAGTCCATCGTCGGCTGCATCATCGACGCCTTCATCATCGGGGCGGTGATGGCCAAGATGGCCAAGCCCAAGAAGAGGAACGAGACCCTGGTCTTCAGCCACCACGCCGTGGTCGCCATGAGGGACGGAAAGCTCTGCCTCATGTGGCGGGTGGGGAACCTGAGGAAGAGCCACCTGGTGGAGGCCCACGTCCGAGCTCAGCTGCTCAAGTCCCGCATCACGTCCGAAGGGGAGTACATCCCCTTGGATCAGATAGACATCAACGTGGGCTTCGACAGTGGGATCGACCGGATATTCCTCGTCTCCCCCATCACCATCGTCCACGAGATCGACGAAGAGAGCCCCCTGTACGACCTGAGCAAACAGGACATGGACAACGCGGACTTTGAGATCGTCGTGATCCTCGAAGGCATGGTGGAAGCCACTGCCATGACCACGCAGTGTCGCAGCTCCTATCTGGCCAACGAGATCCTCTGGGGGCACCGCTACGAGCCCGTGCTTTTTGAAGAGAAAAACTACTACAAAGTGGACTACTCCAGGTTCCACAAAACATACGAAGTGCCCAACACGCCACTCTGTAGCGCGAGAGACTTAGCGGAAAAGAAATACATTCTTTCGAACGCTAATTCCTTTTGCTATGAGAATGAGGTGGCCCTCAAGAGCAAAGAGGAAGACGACAGTGATCACGGGGTGCCTGAGAGCACCAGTACAGACTCCCCTCCCGATATTGACCATCATAACCAGGCGGGAGTGCCCCTAGAGCCCAGGCCACTGAGGCGAGAATcggaaatatga